A region of the Polaribacter sp. L3A8 genome:
CCTAATAGTTATGAACTAGCAGCTAGTACAATTATTACGGCAAGTACAGGAACAATAAACTCAACTCGTTTTAATAGTGAAACGAATACAACAGATGAAACGGTATCAATAACCAATACAAGATCTGTTGTAAAACTAAATTTTGAGAATGTTGGTATTGTAGACTTTGCGTTAGGTAGAAATAATAACCAACCAGATATTCAAAGAAATATTTCTGTTGGTTTTTTAGGAGAAGTTGTTTTTAGCAACCCAACTGTTGTAGTAGTTAATAGTCCACCAGTAGTGGTAAATAGTTTAAACAATACCATTATTGCTAATAGTACATTCTCTAAGAATGTACTTACTGGCTCTAGCGATCCTGACGGTGATTTAGATCAAAATACAGTAACACTAATAGATCCTAACAACCCTAGCAACCAAGGAAGCAATGGAAACCCATTAGTAATACCTGGTGTAGGAGAATATAAAGTTAATAATGTTGGTATAGTAACCTTTACCCCAATAACAGATTATATAGGAGACGCTAGCGTTTTATTTAGAGTAAAAGACGCCTATGGCGCTAGTTCTAATAACGGTACCTTAGAACTTACTGTATTATTAGATAGCGATAAAGATGGTATACCAGACATTACCGATTTAGATGATGACAACGATGGTATTTTAGATACCGATGAAGGCTATTCTAGAACTCCTGGTAAACCTGCGTGCGACGGTGAAACTATTTTAAATTTTAATAATACTTATACCGAAGAATCAGGAGATGGAAATAGTGCTACTTTTTTACAAGGAGAAGTCTTTAGGTTTCCAAATGTAGCAGATGGTATAGATGCTTTGGTTACTATTGTAGGTTTTAAAAACATAACTACTTTACCTAAGTTAGATGACAATATTGCAGGAAACAACAATGCTTTTCAACCACAATCTTCATTTAGCATAGCAAACATTGGAGACCAAGCATGGACAGAATATAAGTTCGACTTTGTTATAACAAATACAACTACTCCTACTATTGTAAATAAATTTTTCGTTAATTTTAACGACGTAGATGGTAATGGCAATTACGGAGAACAAAACTGGTCTCAAATACCTGTAGATTATGTTGTAAATAACCCAACAGAATTAACAATAACCCAACCAACTTCTTGGGTTGTTGGTACAGCTGGTTATAATGAATATCCTTCTGTTACAAATAATTTTCCACAAGTAAACTATTCTACAGAACACGGTGCCTCTTCTTCTTATATTATTAGATTAGGAGCTGTAGCCAGAAAAAATGGAGTGATTGCAACGGGCAGACAACATCAAGTAGAATTTAAATGTATTAGTAATTTTATAAATCCAGATAGTATTACCATTTTAGATTCAGATGGTGATGGTATTCCAAACCATTTAGATTTAGACTCAGACAACGATGGTATTACTGACGTTGTAGAATCTGGCGGGAAGGATAATAACAAAGACGGAATTGCTGACGGAAATGTAGGTAATACAACAACAACCTTAGGTATTCCTAGTTCTGCAAATACAGGAAATACACCTGCAAACACAGATGGAGATCGTTTTCCTGATTTTATAGATATTGATGCAGATAATGATGGTATTCCAGATAATATCGAAGCACAAACAACAACCAACTACATTGCACCAAGTGGTATTGGATCTAACATGGATGACACCAATCATAACGGTATTGATGATGTTTACGAAAACAACAATACAGGTTTAACCCCTGTTGATACAGATAATGATGATACTCCAGATTATTTAGACTCAGATGCGGATAATGATGGTATTGCCGATATTATTGAAAACGGAGATGTAGATAATGAAATTGCAGACATTAATGCAGACAAAGACAACGATGGTTTAAATGATGTTTTTGATGATAATGATGATTCTGGTACAACAGGTGCTACTGTAAACGATGGTTCTAGTAGTCAACAAACAGTAACAAACTCAAGTGAAATAGATACTGCCTTTGGCGATGAGGACAATAACTTCCCAGGAACTGGAGATGTAGATTATAGAGATCTTAAAGATAATGATAAAGACGGTATTGCAGATTACTACGATTTAGATGATGATAATGATGGTATTCCTGATACTGTAGAAAATGGTGGTAACGATGCTGAAGGTGATGAAGATGGTGATGGTATCCCTAATTATTTAGACACTACAGACAATAATGGTACTGGAGACGGTAGCACAACAGACTACACAGACAGTGATAATAATGGTATTCCTGATGTATATGATACAGATGGTGACGGCATTCCTAATCATTTCGATTTAGACTCAGACAATGATGGTATTCCAGATATCGTAGAAGCTGGTGGTGTAGATACAAATGGTGATGGTAAAGTAGATGCTATAAATACTGATGGAACCTTGGTAAATGATATAGATAACGATGGTTTAGATGATCGTTATGATACTGATGTTACAGGCGGGACTAATGGTAATGCAATTGCAAATCCAGATACAGATGGTGATGGTATACCTAATGCTCAAGATTTAGATGCTGATAATGATGGTATTCCAGATGTTATAGAAGCAGGTGGTACAGATGCAAACGGTGATGGTTTAGCAGATGGTTTTGTAGATACAGATAACGATGGTCTTAATGACCTTGTAGATGGTGATGTAGCAGGTACTTCTAACGACCAAGACAATGCTTTAATACTAACAGGTGCTGATACTAATAATGATGGCAAACCAGATTCTTACGTAAATGGTGATACCGATAATGATGGCATTCCTAATTTTGTAGATTTAGATTCAGACAACGACGGTATTGCTGATATCGTAGAAGCTGGCGGAGTAGATACAAATGGTGATGGAGTTGTTGATTATCCTATTTCAGGAGACCCAACCTCTATGATCGATTTAGATAATGACGGATTAGATGACAACTACGACACTACAGATACATCTGGAAGTACTCCTAGTTTTACTGCTGGAACACCAATTGCAAACCCAGATACTGACGGAGATGGAATTAAAGATGCGCTAGATTTAGATGCTGACAATGATGGTATTCCAGATTTAATAGAAGCTGGTGGTGTAGATACTGACGGTAATGGTAAAGTTGATAGTATTGATGCAAATGGCAAACTTCTAAACGATACTGATAACGATGGATTTGATGATGCAGTAGATGGTGATATTGGTCAACTTGGTACAGACAACAATAAAGACAATGCTTTAGTACTTACAGGAACGGATACAAATAATGATGGTCAACCAAATTCTTACATTACTGGTGATACAGATGGAGATGGTATTCCTAATCATTTAGATTTAGATTCAGACAACGATGGTATTACAGATATTATTGAAGCAGGTGGTACAGACACCAATAAAGATGGTAAAGTAGATGCTATCGTTGCAAATGGTACATTAACAAATGACACAAATAATGATGGGTTTGATGATAATGTTCAGAATGCACCTTTAGTTACTACAGGATCAGACACGGATAATGATGGTAACCCAAACTCTTACACAGATGGTGATGCAGATAGCGATGGTATACCTAACTTTATTGACATCGATGCAGATAATGATGGTATTCCAGATAATATAGAAGCACAAACTACAAGTGGTTATATTGCTCCTACAGGAACTACAATTGCAGATACCAACAACAATGGTGTAGATGATGTTTACGAAGTAAGCGGAATTGGTTTTGTTCCTGAAAACACAGACAACACAGATTTACCAGATTATTTAGATACAGATTCTGACAATGATGGTATTTTAGATATCGCAGAAAACGGACATACAGCAAATGTTGTATCAGGAACGGATACAGATAAAGATGGTTTAGACGATGCTTTTGATGATAATAACGATGCAACAATAGCAGGATCTACTGTAAACGATGGTCTAAACCCTAATAATAAAGTAACAGACCTTAACTCTTTAGAAAATTCTTTTGGTGATGAAGACAACGACTTTAATCCTGGTACAGGTGATCTAGATTATAGAGATATTCAAGATAACGACAATGACGGTATTGCAGATTACTACGATTTAGATGATGATAATGATGGTATTCCTGATACTATAGAAAATGGTGGTAACGATGCTGAAGGTGATGAAGATGGTGATGGTATCCCTAATTATTTAGACACTACAGACAATAATGGTACTGGAGACGGTAGCACAACAGACTACACAGACAGTGATAATAATGGTATTCCTGATGTATATGATACAGATGGTGACGGCATTCCTAATCATTTCGATTTAGACTCAGACAATGATGGTATTCCAGATATCGTAGAAGCTGGTGGTGTAGATACAAATGGTGATGGTAAAGTAGATGCTATAAATACTGATGGAACCTTGGTAAATGATATAGATAACGATGGTTTAGATGATCGTTATGATACTGATGTTACAGGCGGGACTAATGGTAATGCAATTGCAAATCCAGATACAGATGGTGATGGTATACCTAATGCTCAAGATTTAGATGCTGATAATGATGGTATTCCAGATGTTATAGAAGCAGGTGGTACAGATGCAAACGGTGATGGTTTAGCAGATGGTTTTGTAGATACAGACAACGATGGTCTTAATGACCTTGTAGATGGTCATGTAGCAGGTACTTCTAACGACCAAGACAATGCTTTAATACTAACAGGTGCTGATACTAATAATGATGGCAAACCAGATTCTTACGTAAATGGTGATACCGATAATGATGGCATTCCTAATTTTGTAGATTTAGATTCAGACAACGACGGTATTGCTGATATCGTAGAAGCTGGCGGAGTAGATACAAATGGTGATGGAGTTGTTGATTATCCTATTTCAGGAGACCCAACCTCTATGATCGATTTAGATAATGACGGATTAGATGACAACTACGACACTACAGATACATCTGGAAGTACTCCTAGTTTTACTGCTGGAACACCAATTGCAAACCCAGATACTGACGGAGACGGAATTAAAGATGTACTAGATTTAGACTCAGACAACGATGGTATTCCAGATTTAATAGAAGCTGGTGGTACAGATACAAACGGTGATGGTTTAGCAGATGGTTTTGTAGATGCTGACAACGATGGTTTTAATGATCTTGTAGATGGTGATGTAACAGGTACTTCTAACAACCAAAACAATGCTTTAGTACTTACAGGAACGGATACAAATAATGATGGGCAACCAAATTCTTACACTACTGGTGATACAGATGGTGATGGTATTCCTAAT
Encoded here:
- a CDS encoding T9SS type A sorting domain-containing protein; protein product: MFKYLKKTKIFGGIFRFHVFNPASYALLNLKTASKLKLNKAHYLIISTLFLLAFQNVSGQNHPIFPNTQILKQGLDKQPGAIYLIKDVQIGANRSDINVDALLKIVSFTGTPVISNIDQTQFVEDRFEPIITYDTPGEAVHWQIEFIIAGSADSNLNDAITFPLESYTLEVIDLDAGEWVEVSPNSYELAASTIITASTGTINSTRFNSETNTTDETVSITNTRSVVKLNFENVGIVDFALGRNNNQPDIQRNISVGFLGEVVFSNPTVVVVNSPPVVVNSLNNTIIANSTFSKNVLTGSSDPDGDLDQNTVTLIDPNNPSNQGSNGNPLVIPGVGEYKVNNVGIVTFTPITDYIGDASVLFRVKDAYGASSNNGTLELTVLLDSDKDGIPDITDLDDDNDGILDTDEGYSRTPGKPACDGETILNFNNTYTEESGDGNSATFLQGEVFRFPNVADGIDALVTIVGFKNITTLPKLDDNIAGNNNAFQPQSSFSIANIGDQAWTEYKFDFVITNTTTPTIVNKFFVNFNDVDGNGNYGEQNWSQIPVDYVVNNPTELTITQPTSWVVGTAGYNEYPSVTNNFPQVNYSTEHGASSSYIIRLGAVARKNGVIATGRQHQVEFKCISNFINPDSITILDSDGDGIPNHLDLDSDNDGITDVVESGGKDNNKDGIADGNVGNTTTTLGIPSSANTGNTPANTDGDRFPDFIDIDADNDGIPDNIEAQTTTNYIAPSGIGSNMDDTNHNGIDDVYENNNTGLTPVDTDNDDTPDYLDSDADNDGIADIIENGDVDNEIADINADKDNDGLNDVFDDNDDSGTTGATVNDGSSSQQTVTNSSEIDTAFGDEDNNFPGTGDVDYRDLKDNDKDGIADYYDLDDDNDGIPDTVENGGNDAEGDEDGDGIPNYLDTTDNNGTGDGSTTDYTDSDNNGIPDVYDTDGDGIPNHFDLDSDNDGIPDIVEAGGVDTNGDGKVDAINTDGTLVNDIDNDGLDDRYDTDVTGGTNGNAIANPDTDGDGIPNAQDLDADNDGIPDVIEAGGTDANGDGLADGFVDTDNDGLNDLVDGDVAGTSNDQDNALILTGADTNNDGKPDSYVNGDTDNDGIPNFVDLDSDNDGIADIVEAGGVDTNGDGVVDYPISGDPTSMIDLDNDGLDDNYDTTDTSGSTPSFTAGTPIANPDTDGDGIKDALDLDADNDGIPDLIEAGGVDTDGNGKVDSIDANGKLLNDTDNDGFDDAVDGDIGQLGTDNNKDNALVLTGTDTNNDGQPNSYITGDTDGDGIPNHLDLDSDNDGITDIIEAGGTDTNKDGKVDAIVANGTLTNDTNNDGFDDNVQNAPLVTTGSDTDNDGNPNSYTDGDADSDGIPNFIDIDADNDGIPDNIEAQTTSGYIAPTGTTIADTNNNGVDDVYEVSGIGFVPENTDNTDLPDYLDTDSDNDGILDIAENGHTANVVSGTDTDKDGLDDAFDDNNDATIAGSTVNDGLNPNNKVTDLNSLENSFGDEDNDFNPGTGDLDYRDIQDNDNDGIADYYDLDDDNDGIPDTIENGGNDAEGDEDGDGIPNYLDTTDNNGTGDGSTTDYTDSDNNGIPDVYDTDGDGIPNHFDLDSDNDGIPDIVEAGGVDTNGDGKVDAINTDGTLVNDIDNDGLDDRYDTDVTGGTNGNAIANPDTDGDGIPNAQDLDADNDGIPDVIEAGGTDANGDGLADGFVDTDNDGLNDLVDGHVAGTSNDQDNALILTGADTNNDGKPDSYVNGDTDNDGIPNFVDLDSDNDGIADIVEAGGVDTNGDGVVDYPISGDPTSMIDLDNDGLDDNYDTTDTSGSTPSFTAGTPIANPDTDGDGIKDVLDLDSDNDGIPDLIEAGGTDTNGDGLADGFVDADNDGFNDLVDGDVTGTSNNQNNALVLTGTDTNNDGQPNSYTTGDTDGDGIPNHLDLDADNDGITDIIEAGGTDTNKDGKVDAIAANGILTNDTNNDGFDDNVQNAPLVTTGSDTDNDGNPNSYTDGDADSDGIPNFLDIDADNDGIPDNIEAQTTSGYIAPSGVATGITDANNNGVDDVYEVSGIGVVPENTDNTDEPDYLDTDSDNDGILDIVENGHTANVVSGTDTDKDGLDDAFDDNNDSTIAGSTVNDGLNPNNKVTDLTSLENSFGDEDNDFNPGTGDLDYRDAPEAAEAMITQVYQFGTDKWIEITNIGNATIPANTIKVQLYKDKTGDQTGVNPDVSYTIGTLLEAGNSVLFKNSSNSIITSAEIASDATIITNNDLTNLDDATNDIITLSAANGVYSWENKYDVVSNVTNNTSVVRIDETIAPNATYTESEWVVFINDAITTYQSGYGVDDTSAKRHPQDPLISEIKNSDSEANTLLGLHRIRKTVRENGNWSNGFPDRSRYVVIDQYYNHESSRFSARKLEVNAGKELRVTDNLLVVTNSIVLDGEIRLTGATAQLVQTHTDESTVSGNGQLFVDQKSEVPSLYRYNYMSSPVTTPGTDTYSLATVLKDGTTPNDPKVITFVTGYDGSVNATGISLADYWIYTYAAGNNGRSNWEHKYRRGTINKGDGYIFKGPGQEQNYTFAGTPNDGSFTTENEISEGQSYLVGNPFPSAMNARKFLDDNSAITGTLYFWQHVGENDASGTTGHNFGGYVGGYATQNKDMATAANYGKGEAVNSTLEAENGSEVTGIVLPLGLGTGQFEVSLNLNDQITFSNVPNSVDSLRVLYRANGLKNLNIKINNVDRGELTFPNTENASDLLFKEIKFAMCIEAGSSITLTSSTNSLNPIFIDKIILKDEDGQTACTPDTGGDEYENAYKTPEPYIAVGQGFFVLGSNTKGKIVFNNTQRAYVTKESGESVFFRSGKKTSAKTTSTALPILKLGMNYATSVGSSFHRQIGISFKQGNSFAYETGSDSQMYGINPTDFYWKFPNDAISYVIAGVQEISNTLEVPLEIVVSKNSVITINIDEINNINKEVFIKDKLTGKTQQINNASATYQLKKGTYTDRFVLAFVDANTTLNLEDDILAKQTSIYADNDNHSIVISKNQEVDINNVELFDILGKKVTLWTIKEQKEVYQLEIKNQIPTGIYIVKVNTNKGTMNKKVVIE